From one Rhizobium lentis genomic stretch:
- the zwf gene encoding glucose-6-phosphate dehydrogenase, translated as MSSQIIPVEPFDCVVFGGSGDLAERKLLPALYHRQIEGQFKEPTRIIGASRSPLSHEEYRKFARDALKEHLKKGEYDEAEVEKFCARLYYVSVDARTDTGWDELKKLLDESKDRVRGFYLAVAPGIFGDISQKIHDHKLITKSTRIVVEKPIGRDLASALQLNDTIGRVFKEEQIFRIDHYLGKETVQNLMALRFANALYEPLWNANYIDHVQITVAESVGLEGRAGYYDTAGALRDMVQNHILQLLCLTAMEVPSSMDSEAVRDEKLKVLRALKPLDASNVEQATVRGQYRAGASSSGPVKGYLEELEGGVSNTETFVAIKAEINNWRWAGVPFYIRTGKRLTGRMSEIVITFKPIPHAIFDQAAGRIVANQLIIRLQPDEGVKQSLMIKDPGPGGMRLRSVSLDMSFAQAFNVRNPDAYERLLMDVIRSNQTLFMRRDEVEAAWRWVDPILKGWEATGQQVQGYTAGTWGPSQAIALIERDGRTWHDDI; from the coding sequence ATGAGCAGCCAGATCATTCCCGTTGAGCCCTTTGATTGCGTCGTCTTCGGCGGCAGCGGCGACCTTGCCGAGCGGAAACTTTTGCCCGCGCTCTACCATCGCCAGATCGAGGGCCAGTTCAAGGAGCCGACGCGTATCATCGGCGCCTCGCGCAGCCCGCTTTCGCATGAGGAATATCGCAAGTTCGCCAGGGACGCGCTGAAGGAACACCTGAAGAAAGGTGAATACGACGAAGCTGAGGTCGAGAAGTTCTGTGCCCGCCTCTACTATGTTTCAGTCGACGCCCGCACGGACACCGGCTGGGATGAGCTGAAAAAACTGCTCGACGAAAGCAAGGATAGGGTGCGCGGCTTCTATTTGGCGGTCGCACCTGGCATCTTCGGCGACATTTCGCAAAAGATCCATGATCACAAGCTGATCACCAAGTCGACCCGCATCGTCGTCGAAAAGCCCATCGGCCGCGACCTCGCCTCGGCGCTGCAGCTCAACGACACGATCGGCCGCGTCTTCAAGGAAGAGCAGATCTTCCGCATCGACCACTATCTCGGCAAGGAGACGGTGCAGAACCTGATGGCGCTGCGTTTTGCCAACGCGCTCTATGAACCGCTGTGGAACGCCAACTACATCGATCATGTGCAGATCACCGTGGCGGAATCGGTCGGCCTCGAAGGCCGCGCCGGCTATTACGATACGGCCGGTGCGCTGCGCGACATGGTGCAGAACCACATCCTGCAGCTGCTCTGCCTGACGGCGATGGAAGTGCCCTCGTCGATGGATTCGGAAGCCGTTCGCGACGAGAAGCTGAAGGTGCTGCGCGCCCTGAAGCCGCTCGACGCTTCCAATGTCGAGCAGGCGACGGTTCGCGGCCAGTACCGGGCCGGGGCCTCGAGCAGCGGCCCGGTCAAGGGTTATCTCGAAGAGCTCGAAGGCGGCGTTTCCAACACCGAGACCTTCGTCGCCATCAAGGCGGAGATCAACAACTGGCGCTGGGCGGGCGTTCCCTTCTACATCAGAACCGGCAAGCGGCTTACCGGACGCATGTCCGAGATCGTCATCACCTTCAAGCCGATCCCGCATGCGATCTTCGACCAGGCGGCCGGACGCATCGTCGCCAACCAGCTGATCATCCGACTGCAGCCGGATGAGGGCGTCAAGCAGTCGCTGATGATCAAGGATCCGGGCCCGGGCGGCATGCGGTTGCGCAGCGTATCGCTCGACATGAGCTTCGCCCAGGCCTTCAATGTCCGCAATCCCGACGCCTACGAGCGCCTGCTGATGGACGTGATCCGCTCCAACCAGACATTGTTCATGCGCCGCGACGAAGTCGAGGCCGCATGGAGATGGGTGGATCCGATCCTCAAGGGTTGGGAAGCCACCGGCCAGCAGGTGCAGGGCTATACGGCCGGCACCTGGGGCCCGAGCCAGGCCATCG
- a CDS encoding NAD(P)/FAD-dependent oxidoreductase encodes MASQQMWQSPIAPGLSWYQATVGERPTYAALDGSRTCDVAIVGGGYTGLQAAYNLARSGVSVVLIEAWRFGDGASGRNGGQLGTGQRWWPEELEEKIGYERSRALFDVAEAAKRHLLDFATEHQIEIDYVPGQLNVAHKASYERDYRQNAEIAAQRYDYPHVSFMDAKETQERLGSKRFYCGVRDVGTGHIHPLKLLIGLARVAANAGAAIFEMTKATAIRQGDGKVRIETARGTITASRALIACDGYIDGLEPVTASHIMPIRSFIGATVPLDRHPDVLPGGEAVADSRFVVRYFRKVEGRLLFGGREAYTADNPRDISKHIRRQIAEIYPDLKDVGITHAWGGSVGITMPRQLFVREVMPGVTSIGGYSGHGVMLSNYCGKLYAETVLGTSSDLDLFKSLDIPAFPGGAWMRAPLLFLALSWFALRDKF; translated from the coding sequence ATGGCATCGCAGCAGATGTGGCAGAGCCCGATCGCGCCCGGGCTATCCTGGTATCAGGCAACCGTCGGGGAGCGGCCGACCTATGCCGCGCTCGACGGCTCCAGAACATGCGACGTCGCCATTGTCGGCGGCGGCTATACGGGCCTGCAGGCGGCCTATAACCTTGCCAGGTCAGGCGTCTCGGTGGTGCTGATCGAGGCCTGGCGCTTCGGCGACGGGGCGTCCGGGCGCAATGGCGGCCAGCTCGGCACGGGCCAGCGCTGGTGGCCGGAAGAACTCGAGGAAAAGATCGGCTACGAACGCTCCAGGGCGCTGTTTGATGTTGCCGAGGCGGCCAAGCGCCATCTTCTCGATTTCGCCACAGAACATCAGATCGAGATCGATTATGTGCCCGGCCAGCTCAACGTCGCGCACAAGGCAAGCTACGAACGCGACTATCGTCAGAATGCCGAAATCGCCGCGCAGCGTTACGACTATCCGCATGTGAGCTTCATGGACGCGAAGGAAACGCAGGAGCGGCTCGGCTCGAAGCGTTTTTATTGCGGCGTGCGCGACGTCGGCACCGGCCATATCCATCCGCTGAAGCTGCTCATCGGGCTGGCGCGGGTGGCCGCCAATGCCGGCGCCGCGATCTTCGAGATGACCAAGGCAACGGCGATCCGCCAGGGCGACGGCAAGGTGAGGATCGAAACCGCAAGGGGCACGATCACCGCCAGCCGCGCGCTGATCGCCTGCGACGGCTATATCGACGGCCTCGAACCGGTGACTGCAAGCCATATCATGCCAATCCGCTCCTTCATCGGCGCCACTGTTCCGCTCGACCGCCATCCCGATGTGCTGCCGGGAGGCGAGGCCGTCGCCGATTCGCGCTTCGTCGTGCGCTATTTCCGCAAAGTCGAAGGCCGGCTGCTGTTCGGCGGACGCGAGGCCTATACGGCGGACAATCCGCGAGACATTTCTAAGCATATCCGCCGGCAGATCGCCGAAATCTATCCTGACCTGAAAGACGTCGGGATCACCCATGCCTGGGGCGGCAGCGTCGGCATCACCATGCCGCGCCAGCTCTTCGTGCGCGAAGTCATGCCCGGCGTCACCTCGATCGGCGGTTATTCCGGCCATGGCGTCATGCTGTCAAACTACTGTGGCAAGCTTTACGCGGAAACGGTGCTTGGGACATCTAGTGATCTCGACCTATTCAAATCGCTCGATATTCCCGCCTTTCCCGGCGGAGCCTGGATGCGGGCGCCGCTGCTTTTCCTCGCGTTGTCGTGGTTTGCGCTTCGCGACAAGTTTTAG
- a CDS encoding glutamine synthetase family protein: MSPKKTTLKPARNVPASTKTPPDPGSLRGVANWKEAAQWLRARGIEDIECITPDLAGVPRGKMMPSSKFTSNTSLALPSAIYRHTISGEYPEETESFRYEPRDSDLKLMPDLSTLSVVPWETDPTAQVICDIVDSDGGEVPYTPRNVLKRIMSLYHDRGWKPIVAPEIEFYLVAKNDDPDYPLHPPKGRSGRSILGGQGYSIAGINEFDELIDDIYHFSEKQGLEIDTLIHEEGPAQLEINLRHGNPIELADQVFLFKRTIREAALKHDIYATFMAKPMQGQPGSAMHIHQSVVNLETGKNVFSNPDGSASREFFHFIGGMQKFVPSALAMLAPYVNSYRRLQPDMSCPVNNAWGYDNRTTAFRVPVSDPQARRVENRLPSSDANPYLALAASLASGLLGIMKEIEPTAPTEDSANEGSIDLPRGLLEAVALMEDEPAFEEVFGKQFIGLYAGVKRGEFETFMQVISPWEREFLLLNV, encoded by the coding sequence ATGTCCCCAAAAAAGACGACGCTGAAGCCTGCCAGAAACGTACCCGCCTCGACGAAAACTCCTCCGGATCCCGGATCCCTGCGCGGCGTTGCGAACTGGAAGGAAGCGGCGCAGTGGCTGCGGGCCAGGGGCATCGAAGACATCGAATGCATCACGCCGGACCTTGCCGGCGTTCCGCGCGGCAAGATGATGCCGAGCTCGAAATTCACTTCGAACACTTCGCTGGCGCTGCCTTCGGCGATCTACCGGCATACGATTTCGGGCGAGTACCCCGAGGAGACGGAGAGCTTCCGATACGAACCGCGCGACAGCGACCTGAAGCTGATGCCCGACCTTTCGACGCTATCGGTCGTGCCCTGGGAGACCGACCCGACGGCGCAGGTGATCTGCGACATCGTCGATTCGGACGGCGGCGAAGTGCCCTATACGCCACGCAACGTCTTGAAGAGGATCATGAGCCTCTATCACGACCGCGGCTGGAAGCCGATCGTCGCACCCGAGATCGAGTTCTACCTGGTCGCCAAGAATGACGATCCCGACTACCCGCTGCACCCGCCGAAAGGCCGCTCCGGCCGATCGATCCTCGGCGGCCAGGGCTATTCGATCGCCGGCATCAACGAATTCGACGAGTTGATCGACGACATCTACCATTTCTCGGAAAAGCAGGGTCTGGAGATCGATACGCTGATCCACGAGGAGGGACCGGCGCAGCTCGAGATCAACCTGCGCCACGGCAATCCGATCGAGCTTGCCGACCAGGTGTTCCTGTTCAAGCGGACGATCCGCGAGGCGGCGCTGAAACACGACATCTATGCGACCTTCATGGCCAAGCCGATGCAGGGCCAGCCGGGCTCGGCGATGCATATCCACCAGTCGGTGGTCAATCTCGAGACGGGCAAGAACGTCTTCTCCAATCCGGATGGATCGGCCTCTAGGGAATTCTTCCATTTCATCGGCGGCATGCAGAAATTCGTGCCTAGCGCGCTGGCGATGCTTGCGCCCTATGTGAATTCCTACCGGCGCCTGCAGCCCGATATGTCCTGCCCGGTCAACAATGCCTGGGGCTATGATAACCGGACGACCGCTTTCCGCGTTCCGGTTTCCGATCCGCAGGCGCGGCGTGTGGAAAACCGGCTGCCGAGCTCGGACGCCAACCCCTATCTGGCGCTCGCCGCCTCGCTTGCCTCTGGCCTGCTCGGCATCATGAAAGAGATCGAGCCGACGGCGCCGACGGAGGATTCAGCCAATGAGGGCTCGATTGACCTGCCGCGCGGCCTGTTGGAAGCCGTCGCCCTGATGGAGGACGAGCCTGCCTTCGAAGAGGTGTTCGGCAAGCAGTTCATCGGCCTTTATGCTGGTGTCAAGCGTGGCGAGTTCGAGACCTTCATGCAGGTGATCAGCCCCTGGGAGCGGGAATTCCTTCTGCTCAACGTGTGA
- a CDS encoding NAD(P)/FAD-dependent oxidoreductase: MIGETGLQRKSDVIVIGAGAAGMMAAIRAGKRGRSVVVLDHARAPGEKIRISGGGRCNFTNIHAGPKNFLSANPHFCKSALARFTPADFIAMVDRHGIAWHEKTLGQLFCDDSAKDIIRMLLDEMRTAGAVLHLGTEISGVERMAAGFRVSTGEVAYEASSLIIATGGKSIPKMGATGLAYRLAEQFGLAVLETRPGLVPLTLDPGLLEAIAPLSGISAPAEIRHGRTAFREALLFTHRGLSGPAILQISSYWREGDEIVVAVEPDIDVAAQLKTAKQMNGRQSAQTALGQILPKRLAQFLVERENIAGNMADLPDRTLLRLADSAQNWIVKPSGSEGYRTAEVTLGGIDTAALDSRSMEAKAVPGLYFIGECVDVTGWLGGYNFQWAWASGYAAGEYA, from the coding sequence TTGATCGGGGAAACGGGTTTGCAGCGCAAAAGCGACGTCATCGTTATCGGCGCCGGGGCGGCGGGCATGATGGCGGCCATTCGCGCCGGAAAACGCGGCCGTTCGGTCGTCGTTCTCGATCATGCGAGGGCGCCGGGTGAGAAGATCCGCATATCGGGCGGCGGCCGCTGCAATTTCACGAATATCCATGCCGGGCCGAAGAATTTTCTCTCCGCCAATCCGCATTTCTGCAAGTCGGCGCTCGCCCGCTTCACGCCTGCCGATTTCATCGCCATGGTCGACCGGCATGGCATTGCCTGGCACGAAAAGACGCTGGGCCAGCTCTTCTGCGACGATAGCGCCAAGGACATCATCCGCATGCTGCTGGATGAGATGCGCACCGCTGGCGCGGTCCTGCATCTCGGCACCGAAATATCAGGCGTCGAACGGATGGCGGCGGGCTTCCGCGTCTCCACCGGCGAGGTAGCCTATGAAGCATCGTCTCTCATCATCGCGACCGGCGGCAAATCCATTCCGAAGATGGGCGCCACTGGCCTTGCCTATCGCCTTGCCGAGCAATTCGGCCTCGCCGTGCTCGAAACCCGCCCCGGCCTCGTGCCGCTGACACTCGATCCCGGCCTGCTCGAAGCCATCGCGCCGCTGTCCGGCATTTCCGCCCCGGCCGAAATCCGCCATGGCAGGACCGCCTTCCGCGAAGCGCTGCTCTTTACCCATCGCGGCCTCAGCGGGCCCGCGATCCTGCAAATCTCCTCCTACTGGCGGGAAGGCGACGAGATCGTCGTTGCGGTCGAACCGGATATCGATGTCGCCGCGCAGCTGAAGACGGCAAAGCAGATGAACGGCCGCCAGTCGGCGCAGACGGCGCTAGGCCAGATTCTGCCGAAGCGGCTGGCGCAGTTTCTCGTCGAGAGGGAGAATATCGCCGGCAATATGGCCGATCTGCCCGACCGGACGCTTCTGCGCCTTGCCGACAGCGCCCAGAACTGGATCGTCAAACCTTCCGGCTCGGAAGGCTATCGCACCGCCGAAGTGACGCTCGGCGGCATCGACACGGCGGCGCTCGATTCCCGCAGCATGGAGGCAAAGGCCGTTCCCGGCCTCTATTTCATCGGCGAATGCGTCGACGTCACCGGCTGGCTCGGCGGCTATAATTTTCAATGGGCCTGGGCTTCCGGCTATGCTGCCGGCGAATACGCATAG
- a CDS encoding methyl-accepting chemotaxis protein, translated as MLIDKILSRFRIKTKVLIFVLPFVVTISAVGLTGLYASGLLQGRMEISNSVLQSLSGFKDLYGSMDDFLRITSQQARDKLLADLKTQQGVLDQTLDQVGEQAAGRDSLAEASSRTKDISGVVDKLWGLHEQEQALHEQIDAAQKSLISTRFTVSYQAEELQTALQRDESAATVTLRTADRLLKGGDFLGTVASGYSKPQTPQDKIAFINEQMPEIVKSQRLIAISVPTNQKNVVDALAATIDSIKAIAQMPNPTDENVAELGRLVSRFRQTSTYTQLTATQKMREATQRFAELEGRIAQTNSVLQDTRRLENSVYALQIVLSDFLANSSKDNLVRLQQQAGTLGKDMQVLTTSAKGMGFAEGIYGAIQPALDAISSGGSKIVDTIGERVTAYAAARQELDQIWTKLTNFAELQKQTAGTERTQANSISVLTTGLGILLSILGGIALVLTLQRPISQITAAMRRIAEGALDTSITGEQRYDEIGDMARALGIFKENAISKIRIEEQSDEERAAAEHERQRNDAEKREMDRQIEFAVNALAAGLERMSQGDISTTIETPFIGRLEQLRQDFNGSMLRLQATMSQIRDNVELIQGNGNQMAQSAEDLSKRTEQQAASLEETAAAVDQITVTVRSSAERAKDADQIVRQAKRSADDSAVVVNNAIDAMGRIEDAARQIEQIIGVIDEIAFQTNLLALNAGIEAARAGEAGKGFAVVAMEVRELAQRSAAAAQEIKGLINKSTSEVSSGSQFVQETGTVLAKISAQIVTISQHVEMIARASHDQSNALQSVNSTVNQMDQMTQKNAAMVEETTAASRELADEADALRRLIQQFKIDGEAAEAQVYRAA; from the coding sequence ATGTTGATTGATAAGATTCTTTCCCGCTTCAGGATCAAGACGAAGGTTTTGATCTTCGTTCTGCCCTTTGTCGTCACCATCTCGGCGGTGGGCCTGACAGGCCTTTACGCATCCGGGCTTCTCCAGGGCCGCATGGAAATCTCCAACAGCGTGCTGCAGTCGCTGAGCGGGTTCAAGGATCTTTACGGTTCGATGGACGACTTTCTGCGCATCACCAGCCAGCAGGCGCGCGACAAGCTGCTGGCGGATCTGAAGACACAGCAGGGCGTGCTCGATCAGACGCTCGACCAGGTCGGCGAACAGGCGGCAGGCCGCGACAGCCTCGCGGAAGCGTCGAGCCGCACCAAGGACATTTCGGGCGTCGTCGACAAGCTCTGGGGCCTGCATGAGCAGGAACAGGCGCTGCACGAGCAGATCGACGCGGCGCAGAAGAGCCTGATCAGCACCCGCTTCACTGTCTCCTACCAGGCCGAGGAATTGCAGACCGCGCTCCAGCGCGACGAGAGCGCCGCCACCGTCACCCTTCGTACGGCCGATCGCCTGCTCAAGGGCGGCGATTTCCTCGGCACCGTCGCCAGCGGCTACAGCAAGCCGCAGACGCCGCAGGACAAGATTGCCTTCATCAATGAACAGATGCCGGAGATCGTCAAATCCCAGCGTCTGATCGCCATTTCGGTTCCGACCAATCAGAAGAACGTCGTCGACGCGTTGGCCGCGACCATCGACAGCATCAAGGCGATCGCCCAGATGCCCAATCCGACCGACGAGAACGTCGCCGAACTTGGCCGTCTCGTTTCCCGCTTCCGCCAGACTTCGACCTATACGCAGCTGACCGCGACGCAGAAGATGCGCGAAGCGACCCAGCGTTTCGCCGAGCTCGAAGGCCGCATCGCCCAGACCAACTCCGTCCTTCAGGATACCCGGCGCCTGGAAAATTCCGTCTATGCGCTGCAGATCGTCCTGTCCGATTTCCTCGCCAACTCCAGCAAGGATAATCTTGTGCGCCTGCAGCAGCAGGCCGGCACGCTCGGCAAGGACATGCAGGTGCTGACCACCAGCGCCAAGGGCATGGGCTTTGCCGAAGGCATATACGGCGCCATCCAGCCGGCACTCGACGCCATTTCGAGCGGCGGCTCGAAGATCGTCGATACGATCGGCGAGCGCGTCACGGCCTATGCCGCCGCTCGCCAGGAGCTCGACCAGATCTGGACGAAGCTGACCAATTTCGCCGAGCTGCAGAAGCAGACGGCCGGCACCGAGCGCACCCAGGCAAACAGCATCTCGGTCCTGACCACCGGCCTCGGCATCCTCCTGTCGATCCTCGGCGGCATCGCCCTGGTGCTGACCTTGCAGCGGCCGATCAGCCAGATTACCGCCGCCATGCGCCGCATCGCCGAAGGCGCTCTGGACACCAGCATAACAGGCGAGCAGCGCTACGATGAAATCGGCGACATGGCCCGGGCGCTTGGCATCTTCAAGGAAAATGCGATCTCGAAGATCCGCATCGAGGAGCAGAGCGATGAGGAACGTGCTGCCGCCGAACACGAGCGCCAGCGCAACGACGCCGAAAAGCGGGAGATGGACCGCCAGATCGAATTCGCGGTCAACGCGCTTGCCGCCGGCCTCGAACGCATGTCGCAGGGCGACATCTCGACGACGATCGAAACGCCTTTCATCGGCCGCCTCGAGCAGCTGCGCCAGGACTTCAATGGGTCGATGCTGCGCCTGCAGGCGACGATGAGCCAGATCCGCGACAATGTCGAATTGATCCAGGGTAACGGCAACCAGATGGCCCAGTCGGCCGAGGATCTCTCCAAGCGCACCGAGCAGCAGGCTGCCTCGCTCGAAGAGACCGCCGCCGCCGTCGATCAGATCACCGTCACCGTCCGCTCGTCGGCCGAACGCGCCAAGGATGCCGACCAGATCGTCCGCCAGGCCAAGCGCAGCGCCGATGATTCCGCCGTCGTCGTCAACAATGCGATCGACGCGATGGGCCGCATCGAGGATGCCGCGCGCCAGATCGAACAGATCATCGGCGTCATCGACGAGATTGCCTTCCAGACCAACCTGCTGGCGCTCAACGCCGGCATCGAGGCGGCGCGTGCCGGCGAGGCCGGCAAGGGCTTTGCGGTCGTCGCCATGGAAGTCCGTGAACTCGCCCAGCGTTCCGCCGCCGCCGCGCAGGAGATCAAGGGCCTGATCAACAAGTCGACCAGCGAGGTCAGCTCCGGCTCGCAGTTCGTCCAGGAGACCGGCACGGTGCTTGCCAAGATCAGCGCCCAGATCGTCACGATCAGCCAGCATGTCGAGATGATCGCCCGCGCCAGCCACGACCAGTCCAACGCGCTGCAAAGCGTCAACTCGACGGTCAACCAGATGGACCAGATGACGCAGAAGAACGCCGCCATGGTCGAGGAGACGACCGCTGCCAGCCGCGAACTGGCCGACGAGGCCGACGCGCTGCGCCGCCTGATCCAGCAGTTCAAGATCGACGGCGAGGCGGCCGAAGCGCAGGTTTACCGCGCCGCCTGA
- a CDS encoding methyl-accepting chemotaxis protein produces MLRLFSTSIVRQIVAITLFLLAISTAAIVGVTYYNLSNHVMDGAVADAKEAARAMAVLYGAADQAAKVELKDNQLSAVTEDTVPALADHSLVDRTAQSIAGVATIFQKQGGDYVRISTNVKKENGDRAVGTKLAAEHPAQPVLAKGEAYYGPAVLFGRQFITGYFPIKNASNANVGILFIGIPMEVYYQRLNELQILVLGVGAIVMLIVGVVAYYAIRLSVKPLQALTASVHSISADDLDGTIPCLEKKNEFGDIGRALALFRDSAKARRDLESEAVAQRASSDAERARNDADKRSLDSQIDFAVSQLAAGLGRLSQGDVSQTIGTPFVGRLEQLRVDFNASLLRLQDTLSGIRDSASTIQRNSSAVSASADELSKRTEAQAASLEETAAAVEEITVTVRSSAERAREANNVVAATKRTADNSGTVVGDAVAAMERIEEASQRIEQIIEVIDDIAFQTNLLALNAGIEAARAGEAGKGFAVVAQEVRELAQRSADAAREIKSLIETSSREVTAGSELVQKTGSVLASISQEIISISGHVETIATASRDQSAALQEVNGSVNAMDQMTQKNASMVAETTQASRLLAGEADTLMALIERFRIGAEPAAAHLGTRKVA; encoded by the coding sequence ATGCTGCGCCTTTTCTCTACGTCTATCGTCCGCCAGATCGTCGCGATCACGCTGTTTCTGCTGGCGATCAGCACGGCCGCCATCGTCGGCGTGACCTATTACAATCTGAGCAATCATGTCATGGACGGGGCGGTCGCCGACGCCAAGGAAGCTGCCCGCGCCATGGCCGTTCTTTACGGCGCGGCCGATCAGGCGGCAAAGGTCGAGCTGAAGGACAATCAGCTCTCCGCCGTGACGGAGGACACCGTTCCGGCCCTTGCCGATCATTCGCTGGTCGACCGCACGGCGCAGTCGATTGCCGGTGTTGCGACGATCTTCCAGAAGCAGGGCGGCGACTACGTCCGCATCTCCACAAACGTCAAGAAGGAAAACGGCGACCGCGCCGTCGGCACCAAGCTCGCAGCCGAACACCCCGCCCAACCGGTTCTTGCCAAAGGCGAGGCCTATTACGGCCCGGCGGTGCTTTTCGGCCGCCAGTTCATCACCGGTTACTTCCCGATCAAGAACGCGTCGAACGCCAACGTCGGCATTCTCTTCATCGGCATTCCGATGGAGGTCTATTACCAGCGCCTGAATGAGCTGCAGATCCTCGTTCTCGGCGTCGGCGCCATTGTCATGCTGATCGTCGGTGTTGTCGCCTACTATGCGATCCGCCTGTCGGTAAAACCTTTGCAGGCGCTGACCGCGAGCGTGCATTCGATTTCCGCGGACGATCTCGATGGGACGATCCCCTGTCTTGAGAAGAAAAACGAGTTCGGCGATATCGGCCGGGCCCTGGCGCTGTTCCGTGACAGCGCCAAGGCCAGGCGCGATCTGGAAAGTGAAGCAGTCGCGCAGCGCGCCTCGAGTGACGCCGAACGCGCCCGCAACGATGCAGATAAGCGCTCGCTCGACAGCCAGATCGATTTTGCCGTCAGCCAGCTTGCGGCCGGCCTCGGACGTCTGTCCCAGGGTGATGTCTCGCAGACGATCGGCACGCCCTTCGTCGGCCGGCTGGAGCAGCTGCGCGTCGATTTCAACGCCTCCCTGCTGCGGCTCCAGGATACGCTGTCCGGCATTCGCGACAGCGCCTCGACGATCCAGCGCAACAGCAGCGCCGTTTCGGCCTCCGCCGATGAGCTTTCGAAACGCACCGAGGCGCAGGCGGCGAGCCTGGAAGAGACCGCCGCCGCGGTGGAGGAGATTACCGTCACGGTTCGCTCCTCCGCCGAGCGGGCTCGCGAAGCCAACAACGTCGTCGCCGCGACCAAAAGGACGGCGGACAATTCCGGCACCGTGGTCGGCGATGCTGTCGCCGCCATGGAGCGTATCGAAGAGGCCTCGCAGCGGATCGAGCAAATCATCGAGGTGATCGACGACATCGCCTTCCAGACCAATCTTCTGGCGCTGAATGCCGGCATCGAGGCGGCGCGCGCGGGCGAGGCCGGCAAGGGCTTCGCGGTCGTCGCGCAGGAAGTCCGCGAACTCGCCCAGCGCTCGGCCGATGCGGCGCGCGAGATCAAGTCGCTGATCGAGACGTCGAGCCGGGAAGTGACGGCAGGGTCCGAACTCGTCCAGAAGACCGGCAGCGTCCTTGCCTCGATCAGCCAGGAGATCATCTCGATCAGCGGCCACGTCGAGACCATCGCCACGGCCAGCCGCGATCAGTCGGCCGCGTTGCAGGAGGTCAACGGTTCGGTCAACGCCATGGACCAGATGACCCAGAAGAACGCGTCGATGGTTGCCGAGACCACGCAGGCAAGCCGCCTGCTGGCCGGCGAGGCCGATACGCTGATGGCGCTGATCGAGCGTTTCCGCATCGGCGCAGAACCCGCCGCTGCTCACCTCGGCACAAGAAAAGTCGCCTGA
- a CDS encoding LysR family transcriptional regulator, whose translation MKNANWDSYQLFLQVARLGGLTGAGAASGLSPATIGRRMLDLEQEVGRTLFSRSQTGYRLTQDGQALLDHLQDMEAAARKVEAWRQSAGGGTTVRITAGTWLAWLLTENFAAIRTPGDAFAVSLTIGEARASLAYRESDIGIRAFEPEEANLAARQLGEVAYAVYVRRNAAETDERWIAVGEEEAISAYLRWPHAHAAADIVATVNRPRSLPDLVRAGAGKTVLPCFVGDLHPELQRQGGELPELRHRQWIVMNAEDRHRPEIRTVADRMIKLIRSYADLFAGKRPSRG comes from the coding sequence ATGAAAAACGCAAACTGGGATTCCTATCAGCTTTTCCTGCAGGTCGCCCGGCTCGGCGGCTTGACGGGGGCGGGTGCCGCAAGCGGACTCAGCCCCGCGACCATCGGCCGGCGCATGCTCGATCTCGAACAGGAGGTCGGCCGGACCCTGTTTTCGCGCAGCCAGACCGGATATCGCCTGACGCAGGATGGCCAGGCGCTGCTCGATCACCTCCAGGACATGGAGGCCGCCGCCCGCAAGGTCGAGGCCTGGCGGCAATCCGCTGGGGGCGGCACGACCGTGAGGATCACCGCCGGCACCTGGCTCGCGTGGCTCCTGACGGAAAATTTCGCCGCGATCCGCACGCCGGGCGATGCCTTCGCCGTCTCCCTCACCATCGGCGAGGCGCGGGCAAGTCTTGCCTATCGCGAGAGCGATATCGGCATTCGCGCCTTCGAGCCGGAGGAAGCCAATCTGGCAGCGCGCCAGCTCGGCGAGGTGGCTTATGCCGTCTATGTCAGACGCAACGCGGCCGAGACCGACGAGCGCTGGATTGCCGTCGGCGAGGAGGAGGCGATATCAGCCTATCTGCGTTGGCCGCACGCCCACGCCGCCGCTGACATCGTCGCCACCGTCAATCGGCCGCGTTCGCTGCCGGATTTGGTGCGTGCCGGCGCCGGCAAGACCGTGCTTCCCTGTTTCGTCGGCGATCTCCATCCGGAATTGCAGCGCCAGGGCGGTGAATTGCCGGAATTGCGCCACCGTCAATGGATCGTCATGAATGCCGAAGACCGTCATCGCCCTGAGATCCGGACAGTTGCCGACCGCATGATCAAGCTCATCCGAAGCTATGCCGATCTCTTCGCCGGAAAACGGCCGAGCCGCGGCTGA